From the genome of Flavobacterium ovatum, one region includes:
- a CDS encoding sulfatase-like hydrolase/transferase, whose translation MQKAVQGAKASDLKSIQNKPPLLRGNEIIEYPTNQETLTERYTDEAVSFIKKNKKKPFFLYMAHSFPHVPIYVGAKFKGSSGTSPYYDAIQEIDWSVGEILKTLKENGLDKNTVVIFTSDNGPNSFGSAKPLRGHKFDEYEGGQRVPAVIWAPGKIKAGTESSELLSSLDVFPTIANWAGIAMPKNRVYDGYNVSDFLEGKTTKSPRNEMFYLCVSRENLSIYLGK comes from the coding sequence ATGCAGAAAGCAGTGCAGGGAGCTAAGGCAAGCGACCTAAAATCAATTCAGAACAAACCGCCTTTACTACGCGGAAATGAAATTATTGAATATCCTACCAATCAAGAAACACTTACAGAACGTTATACTGATGAAGCAGTTTCTTTTATCAAAAAAAATAAAAAGAAACCTTTCTTTTTGTACATGGCGCATTCTTTTCCGCATGTTCCTATATATGTAGGCGCAAAATTTAAAGGTTCTAGCGGAACGAGTCCGTATTATGATGCCATTCAGGAAATTGATTGGAGTGTAGGTGAGATTTTGAAAACCTTAAAAGAGAATGGTTTGGATAAAAACACAGTAGTAATTTTCACCTCTGATAATGGACCAAATAGTTTTGGTTCGGCTAAGCCATTGCGTGGACATAAATTTGACGAGTATGAAGGAGGGCAACGTGTTCCCGCAGTTATCTGGGCTCCGGGTAAAATCAAAGCGGGAACAGAATCGAGTGAACTACTTTCTTCTTTAGATGTTTTTCCTACTATAGCCAATTGGGCAGGAATTGCAATGCCTAAAAACAGAGTTTATGACGGTTATAATGTTTCGGATTTTCTAGAAGGAAAAACAACCAAGTCACCCCGTAACGAAATGTTTTATTTGTGTGTCTCACGAGAGAATCTATCAATATATTTGGGCAAATAA
- a CDS encoding sulfatase-like hydrolase/transferase, with translation MNKLAIVFFLIVALAPVRSQPKNFIIIFTDDQGYEDLSCFGSNNVKTPNIDNMAKEGIKLTSFYVASSVCSPSRAALVTGRMPKRVGVPAVLHPHSEDGLAADEITIAELLKQKNYATALVGKWHLGHQTALLPLNQGFDSYFGIPYSNNMSVSKDIKVSKDIVSIMATPLIKCMQICRKQCRELRQAT, from the coding sequence ATGAATAAGTTAGCAATTGTATTTTTTTTAATAGTTGCTTTAGCTCCCGTTAGAAGTCAACCCAAAAATTTTATTATCATTTTTACAGATGATCAAGGGTATGAGGATTTAAGTTGTTTTGGTTCGAATAATGTAAAGACACCGAACATAGACAATATGGCCAAGGAAGGGATTAAGTTGACGAGTTTCTATGTAGCTTCTTCTGTTTGTTCGCCATCTCGTGCCGCTTTAGTTACAGGACGAATGCCAAAACGAGTAGGGGTTCCTGCGGTACTTCATCCGCATTCTGAAGACGGACTTGCAGCAGATGAAATTACGATTGCCGAACTTTTAAAACAAAAAAACTACGCTACGGCGCTTGTTGGGAAATGGCATTTGGGACATCAAACCGCTTTATTACCACTCAATCAAGGTTTTGATTCTTATTTCGGAATACCGTATAGTAACAATATGTCGGTTTCAAAGGACATCAAAGTATCCAAAGATATTGTTTCAATAATGGCTACACCCTTGATAAAATGCATGCAGATATGCAGAAAGCAGTGCAGGGAGCTAAGGCAAGCGACCTAA
- a CDS encoding alpha-L-fucosidase encodes MKQKFKSTIVAFIATVTLTNAQEKFKPEWESLKKHKVAPEWFADAKLGVYFHWGVYTIPENGNEWYGRFMYEYDRKKSWGKGIYEYHTETYGRKKQYHDFIPEFKGEKFNAKMWVDMFENMGAKFIGSIAEHHDGFSMWGSKVNPWNAKDMGPKIDVVKEMSIEVKKRDLKFMTTFHHGFHMMFYPKKENSVLRPASQHIAAYDKLEFPQGGKFDILYGNMPYKAECDIWLGKLNEVIDTYCPDYIWMDFGQGFVQEDYRQQFLADYFNKAAELKKDVVVNTKGDFFPTDIAVVNVERATMEDITPFVWVTDFQIGSSWGFDKSKRVAINPQKAIRILAEVVSKNGVMILAAAPMADGTMPEEQVQAMAGIGAWLKLYGEAIYKTRPFVEFGQGPTKLKRNPNDDWNAYGSIKEGLQNLNAKDIRYTKIGNTVYAIQLGWPGASNAITLETFAGKAKDFNIKSVSVLGSKEKINWKKTAQGLVVTSPKNKPAEGDAAIVYKINLK; translated from the coding sequence ATGAAACAAAAATTTAAAAGTACAATAGTTGCATTTATTGCAACGGTAACACTGACCAACGCTCAAGAGAAATTCAAGCCAGAATGGGAGAGTTTAAAAAAACACAAAGTAGCACCAGAATGGTTTGCCGATGCAAAGTTGGGAGTTTATTTTCACTGGGGTGTGTACACTATTCCAGAAAACGGAAATGAGTGGTACGGCCGATTCATGTACGAATACGATCGTAAAAAAAGTTGGGGAAAAGGAATTTATGAGTACCATACTGAAACGTATGGTCGAAAAAAACAATACCATGACTTTATACCTGAATTTAAAGGCGAAAAATTTAATGCCAAAATGTGGGTGGATATGTTCGAAAATATGGGTGCAAAATTCATAGGGTCGATTGCAGAACACCACGATGGTTTTTCGATGTGGGGTAGTAAAGTAAACCCATGGAACGCAAAAGACATGGGGCCAAAGATTGATGTTGTTAAAGAAATGTCTATTGAGGTCAAAAAGCGTGATTTAAAATTCATGACTACTTTTCACCATGGTTTTCATATGATGTTTTACCCTAAAAAAGAGAATTCTGTTTTACGTCCTGCGTCGCAACACATCGCGGCCTATGACAAATTAGAGTTTCCGCAAGGAGGAAAATTTGATATTCTCTATGGTAATATGCCTTACAAAGCAGAATGCGATATTTGGTTAGGAAAACTAAATGAGGTGATTGATACCTATTGTCCCGATTATATTTGGATGGATTTTGGACAAGGTTTTGTGCAAGAAGATTACCGACAGCAGTTTTTGGCAGATTATTTCAATAAAGCTGCCGAATTGAAAAAAGATGTAGTTGTAAATACAAAAGGAGATTTCTTTCCAACTGATATTGCTGTTGTCAACGTAGAACGTGCCACAATGGAAGATATCACACCTTTTGTTTGGGTAACCGATTTTCAAATAGGAAGTTCTTGGGGATTTGATAAAAGCAAGCGTGTAGCTATCAATCCACAAAAAGCCATTCGTATTTTGGCAGAAGTAGTGAGTAAAAATGGTGTAATGATTTTGGCCGCTGCACCAATGGCTGACGGAACCATGCCAGAGGAGCAAGTACAAGCGATGGCTGGTATTGGTGCTTGGTTGAAATTGTATGGAGAAGCAATTTACAAAACACGTCCGTTTGTTGAATTTGGACAAGGGCCTACAAAATTAAAACGCAACCCGAATGATGATTGGAATGCTTATGGCTCAATCAAAGAAGGTTTACAAAACTTGAACGCAAAAGACATTCGTTACACCAAAATAGGAAACACAGTTTATGCAATTCAGTTAGGTTGGCCTGGTGCGTCTAATGCCATAACATTGGAAACGTTTGCTGGAAAAGCGAAAGATTTTAATATTAAATCGGTAAGCGTTTTGGGTAGTAAAGAAAAAATTAATTGGAAAAAAACAGCTCAAGGTTTGGTAGTAACATCACCAAAAAACAAACCAGCAGAAGGAGATGCAGCCATCGTGTACAAAATTAATTTGAAGTAA
- a CDS encoding sulfatase has protein sequence MINFKNYILIKKGLLLVMVFSVAIVHAQKKEVKQPNILFCIADDASFLHTSIQETSQINTPNFDRVAKNGVLFNNAYTNISSCAPSRATILTGRNLWELEEGGLLFGALKEKFTTFTSLLRQVGYATGSTGKGYMPANTKEPYQTIPLAKEYNDLKMVAPKYISNKNYSGNFDAFLSKKDKDQPFFFWYGSHEAHREYELGIGAKAGKDISKIQVPGFLPDNAIVRGDIADYYYEIEWFDSHLGRMIKALEAAGELENTIIIVTADNGMPFPRAKGTCYDYGTHMPLAICWENKIKGASRVDDFISFIDFAPTLLEAVGAVVPKEMTGKSFLDVLLSNKSGQVNPARNRVFTGLERHTYCRPDGMPYPIRTIRKNDYLYIVNFEADRWPCGDPDFNSVHAGLYGDIDAGPSRTYLIDNKDNPSIKPIADLSLGKRPKVELYNVKTDPFQLHNLADNKGY, from the coding sequence ATGATAAATTTTAAAAATTATATACTTATTAAAAAAGGATTATTGCTAGTAATGGTTTTTTCAGTAGCAATTGTTCACGCACAAAAAAAGGAGGTAAAACAGCCCAATATTCTTTTTTGTATTGCAGATGATGCTTCTTTTTTGCACACCTCTATACAGGAAACCAGTCAAATAAACACACCTAATTTTGACCGTGTAGCAAAAAATGGAGTATTATTCAATAACGCTTACACCAATATTTCTTCTTGCGCTCCCTCAAGAGCAACTATTTTAACGGGAAGAAATCTTTGGGAATTGGAAGAAGGAGGTTTGCTATTTGGTGCTCTAAAAGAGAAGTTCACCACTTTTACTAGCTTACTTAGACAAGTTGGATACGCTACAGGATCAACTGGTAAAGGATATATGCCTGCAAATACCAAGGAACCATATCAAACAATTCCATTGGCAAAGGAATATAATGATCTCAAAATGGTAGCTCCCAAGTATATTTCGAATAAAAACTATTCAGGTAATTTTGATGCTTTTCTTTCGAAAAAAGACAAAGACCAACCTTTCTTTTTTTGGTATGGTTCACATGAAGCACACCGTGAGTATGAACTCGGAATAGGAGCGAAGGCAGGAAAAGACATTTCGAAAATACAAGTGCCAGGATTTTTACCCGATAATGCTATTGTCCGTGGTGATATCGCTGATTATTACTATGAAATCGAATGGTTTGATTCGCATTTGGGACGTATGATCAAAGCTTTGGAAGCTGCTGGCGAACTAGAAAACACTATCATCATTGTAACGGCAGATAACGGAATGCCGTTTCCACGAGCCAAAGGAACCTGTTATGATTATGGAACCCATATGCCATTGGCGATTTGTTGGGAAAATAAAATAAAAGGCGCTTCTCGTGTAGATGATTTTATCAGTTTTATTGATTTTGCCCCAACTTTATTGGAAGCAGTTGGCGCTGTTGTTCCCAAAGAAATGACAGGAAAAAGCTTTTTGGATGTTTTATTATCGAATAAAAGCGGACAAGTTAATCCAGCAAGAAACCGAGTTTTCACAGGATTAGAACGTCATACCTACTGTCGTCCTGACGGAATGCCTTACCCGATTCGTACCATTCGAAAAAACGACTATTTATACATCGTCAACTTTGAAGCTGACAGATGGCCTTGTGGCGATCCCGATTTTAATTCGGTACATGCTGGTTTATATGGAGATATAGATGCTGGTCCTAGTCGTACCTACCTGATTGATAACAAAGACAATCCTTCGATAAAACCTATCGCTGATTTATCGCTCGGCAAACGCCCAAAAGTAGAATTGTATAATGTAAAAACAGATCCTTTTCAGCTGCATAATTTGGCAGATAATAAAGGCTATTAA
- a CDS encoding trehalase family glycosidase codes for MWNNKILKKLGIVFICFCANGLAQPKPIEITIDKKFDANSTVLKTRLKELNSDINNYGILLDTIVTNKKLLTGYRYEQFYDWDLYFENIYMSYYGISKYNFDNLEGFFGVQESNGFIKRSFGPKPFGGDHHFKPFIAQIIVLGSRQEGNWEWARKYYKKTQLYLDHWFTYDSDKNGLAYWSGVQKGTWSGAADHSGMDNQNTRTVGLSEGVDLNCYLVRELEAMAIIADELGYKNDKKEYLAHAKKLKKLINEFLWDEKSGFYYDRNEENGKTTFVKSISCFTPIWAGVASKKQVKRMVEEHLLNPKEFWTKFPIPGYALTEPDYRQNYQGQKGCNWKGSTWIPTNYMICHGLMDYGYKDLAKDIANRTYNMVLNNSATREFFNAETGEGLGMNPFFGWSSLAYILPLELDLKYNPTDLKEKNIQKLSEKIGVSFK; via the coding sequence ATGTGGAATAACAAAATATTAAAGAAATTAGGAATCGTTTTTATCTGTTTTTGTGCAAACGGACTGGCACAACCAAAACCAATTGAAATTACAATTGACAAAAAGTTTGATGCCAATTCTACAGTTTTAAAAACAAGGCTAAAGGAGCTGAATAGTGATATTAATAATTACGGAATTTTATTAGATACCATTGTAACCAATAAGAAACTTTTAACGGGATATCGATACGAACAATTTTATGATTGGGATTTGTATTTCGAAAATATTTATATGTCCTATTACGGAATTTCGAAATACAACTTTGATAACCTAGAAGGCTTTTTTGGAGTGCAAGAATCAAATGGTTTTATCAAACGTTCTTTTGGTCCAAAACCGTTTGGTGGAGACCATCATTTCAAACCTTTTATTGCTCAAATAATTGTTTTGGGTTCGCGTCAGGAAGGCAATTGGGAATGGGCAAGAAAGTATTATAAAAAAACACAATTGTACCTTGATCATTGGTTTACCTATGACAGTGATAAAAACGGATTGGCCTATTGGTCTGGTGTACAAAAAGGAACTTGGTCTGGTGCTGCCGATCATAGCGGAATGGACAATCAAAATACACGTACTGTTGGTTTGAGTGAAGGTGTCGATTTGAATTGCTATTTGGTTCGGGAGTTAGAAGCCATGGCAATTATTGCTGACGAACTGGGATATAAAAACGATAAGAAAGAATACTTGGCGCATGCCAAAAAATTGAAAAAGTTGATTAATGAATTTCTTTGGGATGAAAAATCAGGTTTTTATTATGATCGAAATGAAGAAAATGGAAAAACCACTTTTGTAAAATCGATTTCTTGTTTTACGCCTATTTGGGCAGGTGTAGCTTCCAAAAAGCAAGTAAAACGCATGGTTGAAGAGCATTTGTTAAATCCAAAAGAGTTTTGGACAAAATTCCCAATTCCGGGTTATGCGTTGACGGAGCCAGATTACCGTCAAAATTACCAAGGACAAAAAGGTTGCAATTGGAAAGGCTCTACTTGGATTCCGACGAACTATATGATTTGCCACGGATTAATGGATTATGGTTACAAAGATTTGGCAAAGGATATCGCCAATAGAACGTATAATATGGTGTTGAATAATTCTGCAACCCGTGAATTTTTTAATGCCGAAACAGGCGAAGGTTTAGGAATGAATCCATTCTTCGGATGGTCATCTTTGGCTTATATCTTGCCTTTAGAACTGGATTTAAAATACAATCCAACCGATTTAAAAGAGAAAAATATTCAAAAATTGAGTGAAAAAATAGGGGTAAGTTTTAAATAG
- a CDS encoding two-component regulator propeller domain-containing protein, whose amino-acid sequence MKKSFLLVIFFLFAFEMSSMEFQNLTTLNGLSQNDVNCIFQDSRGFIWIGTNDGLNRYDGYDFKVFRKKPRQQDGLVSNIIYSITEDRDGNIWVGTNDNGISKYNITKNTFTSFNNTEAHPKVISTNRKNKLISDRNGSVWALSEQSIVIIKKDNSIVKLSKERLGITSNGNSDFSFLSIFEDSKGAIWIGTSNGILKVNPKNYQVTKRYASFGSVGAISERNSNLFFLNNQGLQMFNEKERKITTITAIKNARKFLIDQQNNIWMSKYDTGIYWYEFLNKSRLQTDSFHTNNGSHKIEDFNNYMVSSFLKDASGLVWIGTSGGGVFVYNPKGSFFKHYKSTATKGSISHNTVRAIQEDDYQNLWIGTENGGLNFLSAKNKGNYNSGFSSVLPSHTIVNAISFDKKNSEVWVGSPGGLTVFSSKTGKEISKYKSSLSGIVSVFSIAVDREGFVWVGTYGYGLWRLKLEKNGNFSRTQFLVQENNKGLFSNIIRSLFQDSKGNLWVGTPEGLNKIDAASKNTNNPIFTGFKNSVTDNRSISNNYILPIFESSKGTIWVGTLGGGLNKLCFSKNGTAYFETISTAQGLPNDVIKGILEDEKGALWISSNKGISCYNPMTKAIRNFSVSEGLQDFEFKDLSCFKRKNGEMLFGGVNGFNSFFPSKLKIDTTANKVVFTSLEILNQAVDVGEKLDGNVILKNSINTTEKLVLAYKENSFTIHFSGLHFASPLKNQYKYKLEGFDKNWVSATSEARFAKYTNLSPGTYTLKVKASNSDGYWYEQPKTIVIYVKSPWWFSSFAIVCYAFLFLLALWFFRRFTIIGVQRKSKLEMESFEKEKIQKLSQLKLQFFTNISHEFRTPLTLIIGPISKLLKDKEAMSLEKVQENYQIINRNANQLLRLINQLMDFRKLEQGKISLKASEGNLVGFVRKIMHSFQFIADQKEIELQLKSKETNLSVWFDEDKLEKVFLNLLSNAFKFTPRNGKVTIEIVDEKDSVSVIVKDNGIGISQDKLEFIFNPFYQVEKIADEVQGSGIGLSFSKELVELHHGRISILSKPNKGTKLKVTLLKGRYHFDENEAAVNQNYSEYEVEETPDFEKKPTVVQLKEAEEQKLLSLLIVEDNIELRKFVVNNFAEYYTIYEAENGEEGLAQCKQFVPDLVISDVMMPKMDGFELCKAIKTDVDLSHIPVVLLTAKTSDDNKVKGYSLGANAYVEKPFNLEVLKAQLDTLIKNRKLLQEKFRNTIDIEPSEFSTTKVDDNLLTKILEIVESKLTDEALNVQFIASECGLSQANLNKKLKALTGKSTAAFIRSIRLKRAAKLLSTGRYSVSDVTYEVGFTDLKYFRNSFKEEFLVSPSDFKRNNTDEDPES is encoded by the coding sequence ATGAAAAAGAGTTTTTTACTTGTTATTTTTTTCTTATTTGCTTTCGAGATGAGTTCGATGGAGTTTCAAAATTTGACAACTCTAAACGGACTTTCTCAGAACGATGTTAATTGTATTTTTCAAGATAGTAGAGGTTTTATTTGGATTGGCACCAATGATGGTTTGAACCGATATGACGGCTACGATTTTAAAGTTTTCAGGAAAAAACCACGACAGCAAGATGGCTTAGTGAGCAATATTATTTATTCCATCACCGAGGATAGAGATGGTAATATTTGGGTAGGAACTAATGACAACGGAATAAGCAAATACAATATCACTAAGAACACTTTTACCTCCTTCAATAATACCGAAGCACACCCCAAAGTGATTTCCACCAACCGCAAAAACAAGCTGATTTCTGATAGAAATGGTTCTGTTTGGGCATTGTCTGAGCAAAGTATTGTTATTATAAAAAAGGACAATAGCATTGTTAAGCTTTCAAAAGAACGATTGGGAATTACTTCCAATGGCAATTCAGATTTTAGTTTTCTTTCCATTTTTGAAGATTCGAAAGGAGCGATTTGGATTGGAACCTCGAATGGTATTTTGAAAGTTAATCCTAAAAATTACCAAGTTACAAAGCGCTATGCTTCATTTGGTTCTGTAGGTGCTATTTCAGAAAGGAACAGTAATTTGTTTTTTTTGAATAATCAAGGACTTCAAATGTTTAATGAAAAAGAACGTAAAATCACCACAATTACAGCAATAAAAAATGCTAGAAAATTTCTAATCGACCAACAAAACAATATTTGGATGTCAAAATATGACACTGGTATTTATTGGTATGAATTTCTAAATAAAAGTAGGCTGCAGACTGACTCATTTCATACAAATAACGGCAGTCATAAAATTGAGGATTTTAATAATTACATGGTTTCTTCTTTCTTAAAAGATGCTTCGGGCTTAGTTTGGATTGGAACAAGTGGAGGAGGCGTTTTTGTTTACAATCCCAAAGGTTCGTTTTTTAAGCACTATAAATCGACGGCAACTAAGGGCAGTATTTCTCATAATACGGTGCGTGCCATACAAGAAGACGATTATCAGAATTTATGGATTGGAACAGAAAATGGAGGTTTGAATTTTTTATCTGCTAAAAATAAGGGGAACTATAATTCGGGTTTTAGCTCTGTTTTGCCAAGTCATACTATTGTCAATGCCATTTCTTTCGATAAAAAAAACAGCGAAGTCTGGGTAGGTTCTCCCGGTGGATTAACGGTTTTTAGCTCGAAAACAGGAAAAGAGATTTCTAAATATAAAAGTAGTTTGTCAGGAATCGTTTCTGTTTTTTCGATAGCAGTTGATCGAGAAGGTTTTGTGTGGGTTGGGACTTATGGTTACGGCTTATGGCGCTTAAAATTAGAAAAAAACGGCAACTTCAGCCGGACTCAATTTCTTGTACAAGAAAATAATAAAGGGTTGTTTTCGAATATCATCAGAAGCTTATTTCAAGATAGTAAAGGGAATTTGTGGGTTGGTACTCCCGAGGGATTAAATAAAATAGACGCAGCTTCTAAAAACACGAATAACCCAATTTTTACTGGTTTTAAAAATAGTGTAACCGATAATCGAAGTATCAGCAACAATTATATTTTACCCATTTTTGAATCATCAAAAGGAACTATTTGGGTGGGAACTTTGGGCGGTGGACTGAATAAATTGTGCTTTTCTAAGAATGGTACTGCTTATTTCGAAACCATTTCAACAGCTCAAGGTTTGCCGAATGACGTGATTAAAGGAATATTAGAAGACGAAAAAGGTGCTTTATGGATTTCTAGCAACAAGGGAATTAGCTGCTATAATCCGATGACAAAAGCGATTCGGAATTTTAGTGTTTCCGAGGGATTGCAAGATTTTGAATTTAAAGATTTGTCATGTTTTAAACGAAAAAATGGCGAAATGCTGTTTGGAGGTGTTAATGGTTTCAATTCCTTTTTTCCAAGTAAATTAAAAATAGATACAACAGCGAATAAGGTGGTTTTTACGAGCCTCGAAATCTTGAACCAAGCAGTTGATGTTGGCGAAAAATTGGACGGTAACGTTATTTTGAAAAACTCCATAAATACTACTGAAAAATTGGTATTAGCCTATAAAGAAAATAGTTTCACCATACATTTTTCGGGTTTGCATTTTGCTTCACCGCTCAAAAATCAATACAAATACAAACTAGAGGGCTTTGATAAAAATTGGGTTTCGGCAACATCAGAAGCTCGGTTTGCAAAATACACCAATTTGAGTCCGGGAACTTATACTTTGAAAGTAAAAGCCTCCAACAGTGATGGCTATTGGTACGAACAACCCAAAACGATTGTAATCTACGTCAAATCTCCTTGGTGGTTTTCTAGTTTTGCCATCGTTTGTTATGCATTTCTATTCTTGCTAGCGCTTTGGTTTTTTAGACGTTTTACGATTATTGGCGTACAGCGCAAAAGTAAATTGGAAATGGAGAGTTTTGAAAAAGAGAAAATCCAAAAGTTATCCCAGTTGAAATTGCAGTTTTTCACCAATATTTCACATGAATTTAGAACGCCTTTAACCTTGATAATTGGTCCTATTTCAAAATTATTGAAAGATAAAGAGGCGATGTCATTGGAGAAAGTGCAAGAAAACTATCAGATAATCAATCGAAATGCCAATCAATTGCTGCGTTTAATTAACCAGCTAATGGATTTTAGAAAATTAGAACAAGGAAAAATAAGTTTAAAAGCCAGTGAAGGTAATCTTGTTGGCTTTGTTCGAAAAATAATGCATTCGTTCCAGTTTATTGCCGATCAAAAAGAAATTGAATTGCAATTAAAGTCCAAAGAAACCAATCTGTCTGTTTGGTTTGATGAAGATAAATTAGAAAAAGTGTTTTTGAATTTATTGTCAAATGCTTTTAAATTCACGCCTAGAAACGGAAAAGTAACAATTGAAATTGTAGACGAAAAAGATTCTGTTTCAGTAATTGTCAAGGATAACGGCATTGGAATTTCACAAGACAAGCTCGAATTTATTTTTAATCCGTTTTATCAGGTAGAAAAAATTGCTGATGAAGTACAAGGCAGCGGAATCGGTTTATCCTTTTCGAAAGAATTGGTCGAACTGCATCACGGTAGGATTTCGATTTTGAGTAAGCCAAATAAAGGAACAAAGTTGAAAGTTACTTTACTGAAAGGGCGCTATCATTTTGATGAAAATGAAGCAGCAGTCAATCAGAACTATTCGGAATATGAAGTGGAGGAAACTCCTGATTTCGAAAAAAAACCAACAGTAGTGCAATTAAAAGAAGCCGAAGAACAAAAGCTTTTATCCTTGTTAATTGTCGAAGACAATATTGAATTGAGGAAATTTGTAGTAAATAATTTTGCCGAATACTACACTATTTATGAAGCTGAAAATGGCGAAGAAGGTTTAGCGCAATGCAAACAGTTTGTTCCTGATTTAGTCATTAGTGATGTAATGATGCCAAAAATGGATGGATTTGAATTGTGCAAAGCCATAAAAACCGATGTTGATTTGAGTCATATTCCCGTTGTTCTGTTGACCGCCAAAACTTCCGATGATAATAAAGTAAAAGGGTATAGTTTGGGTGCAAATGCCTATGTCGAAAAACCATTTAATTTGGAAGTATTAAAAGCGCAGTTGGATACGCTTATTAAAAACAGAAAACTACTTCAAGAAAAATTTAGAAATACGATAGACATAGAACCTTCTGAATTTTCGACTACCAAGGTGGACGATAATTTACTGACCAAAATCCTCGAAATTGTAGAAAGCAAATTAACCGACGAAGCATTAAATGTGCAATTTATAGCATCAGAATGTGGACTTTCTCAAGCCAATTTGAATAAAAAACTGAAGGCTTTGACAGGCAAAAGTACTGCGGCTTTTATTCGGTCTATTCGATTAAAAAGAGCTGCAAAATTACTTTCAACAGGAAGGTATTCTGTTAGTGATGTGACTTATGAAGTCGGGTTTACAGACTTGAAATATTTTAGAAATAGCTTCAAAGAAGAGTTTTTGGTTTCACCCTCAGATTTTAAGAGAAACAATACAGACGAAGATCCGGAATCATAA